Proteins from a genomic interval of Amycolatopsis sp. cg13:
- a CDS encoding DUF917 domain-containing protein, which yields MAEITEKDLDDIARGAAILGTGGGGDPYIGRLLAHSAVREHGSVPLVALSELDDDAVVLPVAMMGAPTVMVEKLPSAEQVGLAARTLATYLGKELTHIACAEAGGVNSLIPVVAAAQLGLPLVDADGMGRAFPELQMVLPTLYGIRATPMSIADEKGNRGVLDTVDNHWAERLARSATIDMGCSAMISNYAMSGAQARESMVPGTLTLCAELGALVREAREAHENPVDRVVARLRGRTLFSGKVVDVARRTVTGFARGEARLSGMDGDTGTEMLLRFQNEHLVAEVDGEVRASVPDLICTLDRESGEAVTTEGLRYGQRVTVIAAPADPRWHTPEGIALAGPRYFGYDLDPIGVAG from the coding sequence ATGGCTGAGATTACCGAGAAGGACCTGGACGACATCGCGCGCGGCGCCGCGATCCTCGGCACCGGCGGCGGGGGAGACCCGTACATCGGCCGGCTGCTGGCGCATTCCGCGGTCCGCGAGCACGGTTCGGTCCCGCTGGTGGCACTGTCCGAACTGGACGACGACGCGGTGGTGCTGCCGGTCGCGATGATGGGCGCGCCGACCGTGATGGTGGAGAAACTGCCGTCCGCCGAGCAGGTCGGGCTCGCCGCCCGGACGCTGGCCACCTACCTGGGCAAGGAACTCACGCACATCGCCTGCGCCGAAGCGGGCGGCGTGAACTCGCTGATCCCCGTCGTCGCGGCGGCGCAGCTCGGCCTGCCCTTGGTGGACGCGGACGGCATGGGCCGCGCGTTCCCGGAACTGCAGATGGTTTTGCCGACCCTGTACGGAATCCGCGCGACCCCGATGTCCATTGCGGACGAGAAGGGCAACCGCGGCGTACTGGACACTGTGGACAATCACTGGGCGGAGCGGCTGGCCCGGTCGGCGACCATCGACATGGGCTGCTCGGCGATGATCAGCAACTACGCGATGTCCGGCGCGCAGGCCCGGGAGTCGATGGTGCCCGGCACGCTGACGCTCTGCGCGGAACTCGGCGCGCTGGTTCGAGAGGCGCGCGAGGCACACGAGAACCCGGTGGACCGCGTCGTGGCGCGGCTGCGCGGGCGGACGCTGTTCAGCGGCAAGGTCGTCGACGTCGCCCGCCGCACCGTCACCGGGTTCGCCCGGGGCGAGGCCCGGCTGTCCGGAATGGACGGTGACACCGGGACGGAAATGTTGCTGCGCTTCCAGAACGAGCACCTGGTGGCCGAAGTGGACGGTGAGGTGCGCGCTTCGGTGCCGGACCTCATCTGCACGCTCGACCGCGAGTCCGGCGAGGCCGTCACCACCGAGGGCCTGCGCTACGGCCAGCGGGTGACGGTGATCGCGGCCCCGGCGGATCCGCGCTGGCACACGCCGGAAGGCATCGCGCTGGCCGGTCCGCGGTACTTCGGCTACGACCTGGACCCGATCGGGGTCGCCGGATGA
- a CDS encoding hydantoinase/oxoprolinase N-terminal domain-containing protein yields MRIGIDVGGTNTDAVLLDGREVLASIKTSTTEDVTSGIVAAIDGLQRQRAFDPAAVRAVMIGTTHFINALVEAHRLAPTAAVRLSLPAGASLPPMVDWPQRLVDAVSGRSYLVHGGHEFDGRHIAELDESELRKAADDMGSAAVRSVAITSVFSPVNAEFEARAAEIIASELPGVAISLSHEIGRIGLLERENATVINAALRELAAHIVDGLAASVTGAGITAPLYLSQNDGTLMDVDFARRYPVATFASGPTNSMRGAAVLSGLDTCAVVDVGGTTSDVGVLRQGFPREATTDVSVAGIRTNFRMPDVLSIGIGGGSRVRGDASGVTVGPDSVGYELTSKALVFGGDTLTATDIAVAAGRAEIGDPSLVAHLDRDFVKAALDRIAADVSDVVDRMRTSSEPLPVVAVGGGSVLLPDELAGSGEVRRPDHYAVANAIGAAIAQIGGEVDRVYVIEPGRREAVVDEAKQEAVDRAVAAGASPASVGIVDFDEVPIPYLPGNATRIRVKAVGDLQLGA; encoded by the coding sequence GTGCGCATCGGCATCGACGTCGGCGGCACCAACACCGACGCGGTCCTGCTGGACGGCCGCGAGGTGCTCGCCTCGATCAAGACCAGCACCACCGAGGACGTCACCTCGGGCATCGTCGCCGCGATCGACGGGCTGCAGCGGCAGCGCGCGTTCGACCCGGCCGCGGTGCGGGCGGTCATGATCGGCACCACGCACTTCATCAACGCGCTCGTCGAGGCGCACCGGCTGGCACCGACCGCGGCGGTGCGGCTGAGCCTGCCCGCGGGCGCGTCGCTGCCGCCGATGGTGGACTGGCCGCAGCGGCTGGTCGACGCGGTGTCCGGGCGCAGCTACCTGGTGCACGGCGGCCACGAGTTCGACGGACGGCACATCGCCGAACTGGACGAGAGCGAATTGCGCAAGGCCGCGGACGACATGGGCTCCGCCGCGGTTCGCAGCGTCGCGATCACGTCGGTGTTCTCGCCGGTGAACGCGGAGTTCGAGGCGCGGGCGGCGGAGATCATCGCTTCGGAGCTGCCGGGCGTCGCGATCTCGCTGTCTCACGAAATCGGCCGGATCGGCTTGCTGGAGCGGGAAAACGCGACCGTCATCAACGCGGCGCTGCGCGAGCTGGCAGCGCACATTGTGGACGGTCTGGCCGCGTCGGTCACCGGCGCGGGCATCACAGCTCCGCTGTACCTGAGCCAGAACGACGGCACGCTGATGGACGTCGATTTCGCTCGCCGTTACCCGGTGGCGACTTTCGCGTCCGGCCCGACCAACTCGATGCGCGGCGCGGCGGTGCTGTCCGGTTTGGACACTTGCGCGGTGGTCGACGTCGGCGGCACCACCAGCGACGTCGGCGTGCTGCGCCAGGGTTTCCCGCGCGAGGCGACCACGGACGTGAGCGTGGCCGGGATCCGCACGAACTTCCGGATGCCGGACGTCCTGTCGATCGGCATCGGCGGCGGCAGCCGGGTTCGCGGCGACGCGTCCGGCGTAACCGTCGGACCGGATTCCGTCGGCTACGAGCTGACCTCGAAGGCGCTCGTGTTCGGCGGAGACACCTTGACCGCCACGGACATCGCGGTCGCGGCCGGGCGGGCCGAGATCGGCGACCCGTCGCTGGTCGCGCACCTCGATCGGGATTTCGTGAAGGCTGCGCTGGACCGCATCGCGGCGGACGTTTCCGACGTCGTGGACCGGATGCGCACGTCGTCCGAGCCGCTCCCGGTGGTCGCCGTCGGCGGCGGTTCGGTGCTGCTGCCGGACGAACTGGCCGGTTCCGGCGAGGTGCGCCGGCCGGACCACTACGCGGTGGCCAACGCGATCGGCGCGGCCATCGCGCAGATCGGCGGCGAGGTCGACCGGGTGTACGTGATCGAGCCCGGCCGTCGCGAGGCCGTGGTGGACGAGGCGAAGCAGGAAGCGGTCGACCGCGCGGTGGCGGCCGGGGCGAGCCCGGCGTCCGTCGGCATCGTCGACTTCGACGAGGTGCCGATCCCGTACCTGCCCGGCAACGCCACCCGGATCCGGGTCAAGGCGGTCGGCGACCTGCAGCTGGGGGCGTGA
- a CDS encoding SDR family oxidoreductase: protein MSSLDGRAVVVLGGGSGIGLEVARRAAAAGALVHLGGRSGDKLRAAAAELGPTATWQAVNTTDQASLAEFFGALDRVDHLFTPAASYTVGPMRDLSDEEAESPFVTKFWGQYHAVKHAAPKLSPDASVVLMSGVASVRPPAAAPAYVACNAAIEGLGRGLAVELAPVRVNVVSPGTIDGNLWAGRPAAARESSFAQYRADTLLHRVGRESEVADAVLYLFTSTYTTGSTLYPDGGYSLR from the coding sequence GTGAGTTCGCTCGACGGCCGGGCGGTCGTGGTGCTCGGCGGCGGTTCCGGGATCGGGCTGGAGGTCGCCCGGCGCGCGGCGGCGGCGGGCGCGCTCGTCCACCTCGGCGGCCGGTCCGGCGACAAACTGCGGGCAGCAGCGGCGGAACTGGGCCCGACCGCGACCTGGCAGGCCGTGAACACCACCGACCAGGCGTCGCTGGCCGAGTTCTTCGGCGCACTGGACCGGGTCGACCATCTGTTCACGCCCGCCGCCTCCTACACCGTCGGCCCGATGCGCGACCTCAGCGACGAGGAAGCGGAAAGCCCGTTCGTCACGAAGTTCTGGGGCCAATACCACGCGGTGAAGCACGCCGCGCCGAAGCTGTCGCCGGACGCTTCGGTGGTGCTGATGTCCGGCGTTGCGAGCGTGCGGCCGCCTGCCGCCGCACCGGCGTACGTGGCGTGCAACGCGGCGATCGAAGGCCTCGGACGTGGGCTCGCGGTGGAACTGGCACCGGTACGGGTGAATGTCGTGTCGCCGGGCACGATCGACGGGAACCTGTGGGCCGGGCGTCCGGCCGCCGCGCGGGAATCGAGCTTCGCGCAGTACCGTGCGGACACCCTGCTGCACCGCGTGGGCCGGGAGTCCGAAGTGGCCGATGCCGTGCTGTACCTGTTCACCAGCACTTACACCACCGGCTCGACGCTGTATCCGGACGGCGGGTACAGCTTGCGCTGA
- the crcB gene encoding fluoride efflux transporter CrcB, protein MTALLVFLGAAVGAPMRYLTDRAVQSRHQSLFPWGTFTVNLVGCVLLGGLAGAGTALPAAVYSLLGTGFCGALTTYSTFSYETVRLVERQSYFAAAANVVVSIAAGVGAAAFSYEAVHALVG, encoded by the coding sequence ATGACCGCCCTCCTCGTCTTCCTCGGCGCCGCGGTCGGAGCGCCGATGCGATACCTGACCGACCGGGCCGTCCAGTCCCGGCACCAGAGCCTGTTCCCGTGGGGCACGTTCACCGTCAATCTCGTCGGCTGCGTCCTGCTCGGCGGCCTCGCCGGTGCCGGGACCGCGCTGCCCGCCGCGGTCTACTCGCTGCTCGGCACCGGATTCTGCGGCGCGCTGACCACGTACAGCACGTTCAGCTACGAAACCGTCCGGCTGGTCGAACGCCAGTCGTACTTCGCCGCGGCGGCCAACGTCGTCGTCAGCATCGCGGCGGGGGTCGGTGCGGCGGCCTTCTCGTACGAGGCTGTCCACGCCTTGGTCGGGTAA
- a CDS encoding DUF917 domain-containing protein, giving the protein MSWTLTEDCLEDLARGAAVLGTGGGGDPYVGRLLVREAIREHGPVTVLDPEDLDDDALVVPTAQMGAPTVVHEKLPNGAEPELALRALEKRLGAKADATMPIECGGINSMIPLVVGARLGLPVVDADGMGRAFPELQMETFGVYGVSGSPMGIAGERGETTVIDTGADNRRMEWLARGITIRLGGVAHIAEYSMSGADVKRTAVPRTLSLALSVGRAIRLAREENADPIAALATALSDTLYSHLRVLFRGKVSDVERRTEEGFARGRAAVMSFEGDHKLEILFQNENLVALVDGDVRCLVPDLICVLEAESAEPITTETLRYGQRVTVVGISTPPLMRTPEALATFGPAAFGLAHDFVPVEVAS; this is encoded by the coding sequence ATGAGCTGGACGCTGACCGAAGACTGCCTCGAAGACCTCGCCCGCGGCGCGGCTGTCCTCGGCACCGGTGGCGGCGGCGACCCGTATGTCGGGCGGCTGCTGGTGCGCGAGGCGATCCGCGAGCACGGACCCGTCACCGTGCTCGACCCGGAAGACCTGGACGACGACGCACTCGTCGTCCCGACCGCGCAAATGGGCGCGCCGACCGTCGTGCACGAGAAGCTCCCGAACGGCGCCGAGCCCGAACTTGCCTTGCGGGCGCTGGAAAAACGCCTCGGCGCGAAGGCCGACGCGACGATGCCGATCGAATGCGGCGGGATCAACTCGATGATCCCGCTGGTCGTCGGCGCGCGGCTCGGCCTGCCGGTGGTCGACGCCGACGGCATGGGCCGGGCATTCCCGGAACTGCAGATGGAGACGTTCGGCGTGTACGGTGTCTCCGGTTCACCGATGGGCATCGCCGGAGAACGCGGTGAAACCACGGTGATCGACACCGGCGCGGACAACCGGCGGATGGAATGGCTCGCGCGCGGGATCACGATCCGGCTCGGCGGCGTCGCGCACATCGCCGAGTACTCGATGAGCGGCGCGGACGTGAAACGCACGGCTGTGCCTCGCACGCTGTCGCTCGCGCTTAGCGTCGGCAGGGCGATTCGCCTTGCCCGCGAAGAGAATGCCGATCCGATCGCGGCATTGGCGACTGCGCTCAGCGACACGTTGTACTCGCATCTGCGCGTGTTGTTCCGCGGCAAAGTGTCCGATGTGGAACGTCGCACCGAAGAAGGATTCGCCCGCGGTCGCGCCGCCGTCATGTCCTTCGAGGGCGACCACAAGCTGGAAATCCTTTTCCAGAACGAAAACCTGGTGGCGCTCGTCGACGGCGACGTCCGCTGCCTCGTCCCTGACCTGATCTGCGTACTGGAGGCGGAATCCGCCGAGCCGATCACCACCGAAACGCTGCGCTACGGCCAGCGCGTCACCGTGGTCGGGATCTCGACGCCGCCGCTCATGCGCACCCCGGAAGCGCTGGCCACGTTCGGCCCGGCGGCGTTCGGGCTGGCGCACGATTTCGTACCCGTGGAGGTGGCTTCGTGA
- the crcB gene encoding fluoride efflux transporter CrcB, whose product MPEEPLDPDVDLRDPVQQRELVRHHVSVLGVIALGGGLGALARYGLAQALPAEAGGFPWATFWTNVAGCFLIGVLMVLVTETWSAHRLVRPFLGVGVLGGFTTFSTYAVEARNLLQPDTVPLAFGYLGGTLVAALLAVLLGHAITRKLVPVGVAV is encoded by the coding sequence GTGCCTGAAGAACCTCTCGACCCTGACGTCGACCTCCGGGATCCCGTGCAGCAACGCGAACTCGTCCGGCACCACGTGTCGGTGCTCGGCGTGATCGCGCTCGGCGGCGGGCTCGGCGCGCTGGCCCGCTACGGCCTCGCGCAGGCCCTCCCCGCCGAGGCCGGCGGCTTCCCGTGGGCGACCTTCTGGACGAACGTCGCCGGCTGTTTCCTCATCGGCGTGCTGATGGTGCTGGTCACCGAGACGTGGTCGGCGCACCGGCTGGTGCGGCCGTTCCTCGGCGTCGGCGTCCTCGGCGGCTTCACCACTTTCTCCACCTACGCGGTCGAAGCACGCAACCTGCTCCAGCCGGACACCGTGCCGCTCGCCTTCGGCTATCTCGGCGGAACCCTCGTCGCCGCGCTGCTCGCCGTCCTGCTGGGACACGCGATCACCCGCAAGCTGGTCCCGGTGGGGGTGGCCGTCTGA
- a CDS encoding cytosine permease: protein MASAVGVDDYALTRVPDSARYSWWSVAVQRFGQVSALSQFLLGATIGFGMSFWNAVLAFTLGSVILELITVLVGVIGVREGLTTSMIARWTGFGRGGSALIGLAIGISLIGWFGIQSAVSAQGLAALVGGLPEWGWALVFGLVVTAIVVRGFHSMAWTAYLMVPAFLILVGWSVVSELTRHDLGALVASAPPGPHLSLLQGTTLVAGGFIVGAVITPDMTRFNRTTGDVVKQTLVGVTLGEYVIGLAGVLLAHAVGTAQITTIVTSSVGWVGLLIVIAGTMKINDWNLYSSGLGVVNFIGTVSGKRAHRGLVTAVLGVVGSVLAAAGILSKFTDFLTVLGVAFPPVAGIMVAEYFVVKQWRGVLEEARARGAVPTDAPLWVPATIVVWIAAALFGEFVDWGLPSINSLVVAFVLYVAAGKLGLVRGVGRSATADAEPAPAA from the coding sequence ATGGCCTCGGCTGTCGGTGTCGACGATTACGCGCTGACCAGGGTGCCCGATTCCGCCCGTTACTCGTGGTGGTCGGTCGCTGTGCAGCGGTTCGGCCAGGTTTCCGCGCTGTCGCAGTTCCTGCTCGGCGCCACGATCGGCTTTGGGATGAGCTTCTGGAACGCCGTGCTGGCGTTCACGCTCGGCTCGGTCATCCTCGAACTGATCACCGTGCTCGTCGGAGTGATCGGCGTCCGCGAGGGCCTGACCACCTCGATGATCGCGCGCTGGACCGGCTTCGGCCGCGGCGGCTCCGCGCTCATCGGGCTGGCCATCGGGATCAGCCTGATCGGCTGGTTCGGCATCCAGTCCGCGGTGTCCGCGCAAGGCCTCGCCGCGCTGGTCGGCGGCCTGCCGGAATGGGGCTGGGCGCTCGTGTTCGGCCTGGTGGTCACCGCGATCGTGGTCCGCGGCTTCCACTCGATGGCGTGGACGGCGTACCTGATGGTGCCCGCGTTCCTGATCCTGGTCGGCTGGTCGGTGGTCTCCGAACTGACCCGGCACGACCTCGGCGCGCTCGTCGCGTCCGCGCCGCCCGGCCCGCACCTGAGCCTGCTGCAGGGCACGACGCTGGTCGCGGGCGGGTTCATCGTCGGCGCGGTGATCACGCCGGACATGACCCGCTTCAACCGCACCACCGGCGACGTCGTGAAGCAGACGCTCGTCGGCGTCACGCTCGGCGAGTACGTGATCGGCCTGGCCGGGGTGCTGCTCGCGCACGCGGTCGGCACGGCGCAGATCACCACGATCGTGACGTCGTCGGTCGGCTGGGTCGGGCTGCTGATCGTCATCGCGGGGACGATGAAGATCAACGACTGGAACCTGTACTCGTCCGGGCTCGGCGTCGTGAACTTCATCGGCACGGTGTCCGGGAAACGGGCGCACCGCGGCCTGGTCACCGCCGTGCTCGGTGTGGTGGGCAGCGTGCTCGCCGCGGCCGGGATCCTGTCGAAGTTCACCGATTTCCTGACCGTGCTCGGGGTCGCGTTCCCGCCCGTCGCCGGGATCATGGTGGCCGAGTACTTCGTGGTGAAGCAGTGGCGCGGCGTCCTGGAGGAGGCGCGGGCCCGCGGCGCGGTGCCCACCGACGCTCCGCTGTGGGTGCCCGCGACGATCGTCGTCTGGATCGCCGCCGCGCTCTTCGGCGAGTTCGTGGACTGGGGCCTGCCCAGCATCAACTCGCTCGTCGTCGCTTTCGTTCTGTACGTGGCCGCCGGGAAGCTCGGCCTGGTCCGCGGGGTCGGCAGGAGTGCCACCGCGGACGCCGAACCCGCCCCGGCCGCCTGA